Proteins encoded together in one Apteryx mantelli isolate bAptMan1 chromosome 31, bAptMan1.hap1, whole genome shotgun sequence window:
- the NIT1 gene encoding deaminated glutathione amidase isoform X1 — protein sequence MGARRQPCPQAAGPEGVATSLAAPRGPPSLGGLSSLPPPRLSAASRLPLRSVCQDLLRARGRLPGSSPRPAANGSSCPPGAMAGSPGLKPLVAVCQVTSTPDKELNFTACAGLVREAAQRGACLVFLPEGFDYIGSDTVETLGLAESLDGDLLGRYAGLARDCGVWLSLGGFHERGRDWPTTQRIYNCHVLLDPTGCRVAAYRKTHLCDVELEGRVSMKESSFTNPGPEIVPPVSTPAGKLGLSICYDLRFPEISLALRRAGAEILTYPSAFTVTTGSAHWEVLLRARAIESQCYVVAAAQTGKNHERRTSYGHSLVVDPWGSVVAQCREGPGLCYAEIDLDYLHRVRREIPVHSHRRPDLYGTVAAGPAP from the exons ATGGGAGCAAGACGGCAGCCATGTCCCCAGGCAGCAGGGCCGGAGGGGGTGGCCACCTCCCTGGCTGCGCCCCGGGGGCCGCCTTCGCTTGGGGGTCTCAGCTCCCTGCCGCCCCCCAGGCTGAGCGCGGCGTCCCGGCTCCCACTGCGCTCCGTGTGCCAAGACCTCCTGCGTGCCCGGGGGCGGCTGCCTGGCTCCAGCCCTCGCCCCGCCGCAAACGG CTCCTCGTGCCCGCCCGGGGCCATGGCGGGCTCGCCCGGGCTCAAGCCGCTCGTCGCCGTGTGCCAGGTCACGTCCACGCCTGACAAGGAGCTGAACTTCACGGCCTGCGCGGGGCTGGTGCGGGAGGCGGCACAGCGTGGCGCCTGCCTCGTCTTCCTCCCCGAGGGCTTCGACTACATCGGCTCCGACACCGTGGAGACCCTCGGCCTCGCCGAGAGCCTGGATGGTGATCTCCTGGGGCGCTACGCGGGGCTGGCCAG GGACTGCGGCGTGTGGCTGTCCCTGGGCGGGTTCCACGAGCGAGGCCGGGACTGGCCAACCACGCAGCGCATTTACAACTGCCACGTGCTGTTGGACCCCACAG GCTGCCGCGTGGCCGCGTACAGGAAGACCCACCTGTGTGACGTGGAGCTGGAGGGCCGCGTGTCCATGAAGGAGAGCAGCTTCACCAACCCCGGCCCTGAGATCGTGCCCCCGGTCAGCACGCCGGCGGGGAAG CTCGGCCTCTCCATCTGCTACGACCTGCGCTTCCCCGAGATCTCGCTGGCactgcggcgggccggggccgagaTCCTCACCTACCCCTCGGCCTTCACCGTCACCACAGGCTCCGCGCACTGGGAG GTGCTGCTGCGGGCCCGGGCCATCGAGAGCCAGTGCTACGTGGTGGCAGCCGCCCAGACGGGCAAGAACCACGAGCGCCGGACGTCCTACGGCCACTCGCTGGTGGTAGATCCCTGGGGCTCCGTGGTGGCCCAGTGCCGGGAAGGCCCCGGGCTGTGCTATGCCGAGATCGACCTGGATTACCTGCACCGCGTCCGCCGGGAGATCCCGGTGCACAGCCACCGCCGGCCCGACCTCTACGGCACcgtggcagcggggccggcgccctGA
- the DEDD gene encoding death effector domain-containing protein, giving the protein MASFKRSRAQAWPEERGDREHGLYSLHRMFDIVGTHLTHRDVRVLSFLFVDVIDDYERGMIRSGRDFLLALERQGRCDETNFRQVLQLLRIITRHDLLPYVTLKRRRAVCPDLVDKYLEETSIRYVTPRAHSDAEHGLGHPHKSVPPHHPVVCCSSAGPQICTKRPGRGRALLSSQRKRRKSVTPDPKEKQTCDIRLRVRAEYCQHETALQGNVFSNKQDPLERQFERFNQANTILKSRDLGSIICDIKFSELTYLDAFWRDYINGSLLEALKGVFITDSLKQAVGHEAIKLLVNVDEEDYEVGRQKLLRNLMLQTAP; this is encoded by the exons ATGGCCTCCTTCAAGCGGAGCCGAGCGCAAGCCTGGCCGGAGGAGAGGGGGGACCGCGAGCACGGACTCTACAGCTTGCATCGTATGTTTGACATTGTGGGCACCCACCTGACCCACCGGGACGTACGCGTGTTATCCTTCCTCTTTGTGGATGTGATCGATGACTACGAGAGGGGGATGATCCGCAGCGGCCGGGACTTCTTGCTGGCGCTGGAAAGGCAGGGCCGCTGCGACGAGACCAACTTCCGGCAGGTGCTCCAGTTGCTCCGGATTATCACTCGCCACGACCTGCTGCCCTATGTCACCCTGAAGAGGAGACGGGCTG TGTGTCCAGATCTCGTGGACAAGTACCTAGAAGAGACATCCATCCGTTATGTGACTCCCCGAGCTCACAGCGACGCAGAGCATGGTCTCGGTCACCCCCACAAATCAG TGCCTCCACACCACCCCGTGGTCTGCTGTTCCTCTGCGGGACCTCAGATATGTACCAAGAGGCCTGGCCGTGGGAGAGCCCTTCTCAGCAGCCAGCGTAAGAGAAGGAAGTCGGTGACACCGGACCCTAAGGAGAAACAGACCTGTG ATATCCGCCTGCGAGTCCGAGCCGAATACTGCCAGCACGAGACGGCGCTTCAAGGCAACGTCTTCTCCAACAAGCAGGACCCCTTGGAGCGCCAGTTCGAGCGCTTCAACCAGGCCAACACCATCTTAAAATCCCGGGACCTGGGCTCTATCATCTGTGACATAAAGTTCTCAGAGCTCACCTACCTCGATGCGTTCTGGCGCGACTACATAAACGGCTCTTTGCTGGAGGCCCTCAAGGGCGTCTTCATCACGGACTCGCTCAAGCAAGCCGTGGGCCACGAAGCCATCAAACTGCTGGTTAATGTGGACGAGGAGGATTACGAGGTCGGGCGCCAGAAACTCCTGAGGAACTTGATGCTGCAAACAGCCCCCTGA
- the NIT1 gene encoding deaminated glutathione amidase isoform X2 has protein sequence MAGSPGLKPLVAVCQVTSTPDKELNFTACAGLVREAAQRGACLVFLPEGFDYIGSDTVETLGLAESLDGDLLGRYAGLARDCGVWLSLGGFHERGRDWPTTQRIYNCHVLLDPTGCRVAAYRKTHLCDVELEGRVSMKESSFTNPGPEIVPPVSTPAGKLGLSICYDLRFPEISLALRRAGAEILTYPSAFTVTTGSAHWEVLLRARAIESQCYVVAAAQTGKNHERRTSYGHSLVVDPWGSVVAQCREGPGLCYAEIDLDYLHRVRREIPVHSHRRPDLYGTVAAGPAP, from the exons ATGGCGGGCTCGCCCGGGCTCAAGCCGCTCGTCGCCGTGTGCCAGGTCACGTCCACGCCTGACAAGGAGCTGAACTTCACGGCCTGCGCGGGGCTGGTGCGGGAGGCGGCACAGCGTGGCGCCTGCCTCGTCTTCCTCCCCGAGGGCTTCGACTACATCGGCTCCGACACCGTGGAGACCCTCGGCCTCGCCGAGAGCCTGGATGGTGATCTCCTGGGGCGCTACGCGGGGCTGGCCAG GGACTGCGGCGTGTGGCTGTCCCTGGGCGGGTTCCACGAGCGAGGCCGGGACTGGCCAACCACGCAGCGCATTTACAACTGCCACGTGCTGTTGGACCCCACAG GCTGCCGCGTGGCCGCGTACAGGAAGACCCACCTGTGTGACGTGGAGCTGGAGGGCCGCGTGTCCATGAAGGAGAGCAGCTTCACCAACCCCGGCCCTGAGATCGTGCCCCCGGTCAGCACGCCGGCGGGGAAG CTCGGCCTCTCCATCTGCTACGACCTGCGCTTCCCCGAGATCTCGCTGGCactgcggcgggccggggccgagaTCCTCACCTACCCCTCGGCCTTCACCGTCACCACAGGCTCCGCGCACTGGGAG GTGCTGCTGCGGGCCCGGGCCATCGAGAGCCAGTGCTACGTGGTGGCAGCCGCCCAGACGGGCAAGAACCACGAGCGCCGGACGTCCTACGGCCACTCGCTGGTGGTAGATCCCTGGGGCTCCGTGGTGGCCCAGTGCCGGGAAGGCCCCGGGCTGTGCTATGCCGAGATCGACCTGGATTACCTGCACCGCGTCCGCCGGGAGATCCCGGTGCACAGCCACCGCCGGCCCGACCTCTACGGCACcgtggcagcggggccggcgccctGA